TTTGTTTGTGATACCAACTCATTTCATCAGGGGGTAATAAAGAAGAAAATTTAGTCATGAAATCAGCAAACATTTTATTTTGAATGGACGCCTTGTAGCAATCAGGATTGTAATAAGTAAGCTCCCGATAACTGTTTTTAGTTGCGATCTCAACTGTCCACCCAACGCCATCAAAACATCCACCGTTTAGACCAGCAATTGCGACTTGTGTAGGCAAGGTATCTAAATTAGAAATAGCTAAAAGATTTTTAAAAGCTGTATCACCCCTTGTAAAAAAGAAGTTATGCATAAATGAAAATTGTGATTCATAAGTAGATTTTGTTCCATCCGGATTGTGCAACGAAGCAGGAGAAAAATGATAATGCTTTTTTATTAAGCTATCCGGGGAGCTTTTGATAAGAAATAAGTCGTGACCCGGAAAAAAAGCAGCATACATGTATATTCTTACCTCAAAAGAATCTGTACCATTTTCTATCGAAGGGATGTTCAGGTATTCTTCAAATTGTTTTAGCCGAACTTTTTGAAACGAATCAATGCGGCTGGGGAAAGGATATTTTTTAAAACTGTTAACAATCGTTGTACTCTTTTTCCGGCAAGAGGATATATTTAAAATGACAAGAAATATAAAAATGTATTTAGTCATAATTATTGATATCTGTCAAACTAATTACATCCGCATCCACCTCCTGTCTTTCCGCCATTTGCTCCCGATGCCCCTTCTCTATAATTTTGAAAATTGATCTCATTCTTTTGGACCTTGCGTGCGCTTAACTGCATTTCAGCATCGTTCAATTTATTTTTCTGATATTCTTTTACTGTTGTGCAGGAAGCTGCAATAATGATCAATAGTAGATATGTAAAAAACGCCTTCATTAGTAGGATTCGCTTTTATTAGGAAAGTCATTTGATTTTACATCCGCCACATATTGTTTCACTGCCGTTGTTATTTGCTCACTTAAATTAAGATACTGGCGTAAAAACCGTGGCTTAAATTCTGTATTAATTCCCAGCAGGTCGTGCATTACCAATACCTGTCCGTCACAATCGCCACCGGCGCCAATGCCGATGGTTGGTATGCTTAAGCTTTTACTTACTTCTTTTGCCAGGTCAGCGGGAATTTTTTCCAATACTATCGCAAAGCAACCGGCTTCCTGTAATAATAAGGCATCACGTTTTAATTTTTCTGCTTCGCTGTTTTCCCTTGCCCTTACAATATAGGTTCCGAACTTATAAATGCTTTGGGGAGTTAATCCCAAATGCCCCATAACGGGAATACCTGCCCCTACAATTTTTTTTACTGAATCAATCGCTTCTTCACCGCCTTCCAGCTTAACTGAATGTGCACCAGATTCTTTCATTATTTTAATAGAAGATGCCAATGCTATTTCTGAATTAGATTGATAAGAACCAAACGGAAGATCTACTACTATCAGGCAACGATCAACACCACGAACAACGGCCCCTGCATGATATATCATTTGATCCAGTGTTATCGGTAATGTTGTTTCATGACCTGCAATTACATTGCTGGCGCTATCTCCCACCAGTATGATATCAATACCTGCTCCATCAAAAATTTTTGCAAACGAAAAATCATACGCTGTTATCATGGATATCTTTTCTCCTGAAGCTTTCATCTTTTGGAGTGTATTGGTGGTAATACGTTTTATTTCTTTTTTTACGCTTGACATTGTAAACTGTTATTAGGAATGATGCAATTAATTAGTGGGAGTTGGCTCTGCGTTAGAATAAAACAAACCCAAAGAATGTTATGTAAAAGTAGAGAGTTTTTTGATATTGATATAATCTGAATTACTAATTTTCAAATGTAGGATTAATAGGTTCTATAGGATAATTGTCTGGAGCAACTCGAATTGGTACAGGAATGTCCCCATCATAAAAGATCCTGCAGTGTTCAGTTAAACCTAAATATGTGCCGGATACAGTAATGCAAGGTTTTAAGATAGATACATTTTCAATTTTTGATACTAATATTTCTTTTTCAAAGTCAAAATACACATCCTGTGCAATTCTAAAATTGTAAAAACTATCAAGGTTATATTCAATTCTTTTAAACATTGTTGAATCGCCGCCTTGGCCGGCTCCAAATGTATCAAAGAATGTTATGGGAACAGAATCTGTTACCAGATAATAAGGGTCGGTATTTTTTTCATAAAGAACATCTTTATAAATACCTGAAGTATACGTCCACTTATAAATATCAAATTTTTTATCCTGGTAATCTCTAACTATGAGAGGCATCAATTTAGGATTTCGGGTGGTTAGCATTTTGTTGGAAGCAGATGGATTAACTGAAGAGAAGGTATATGTTTTTTCTATTCTTCCAATAAAAAGCATTTTATCATCAGGCTCCGTATAAGGTTGCTGATTAAAGCCGGCATTAAAAAGTGAATAGAAAGAAAATAGGGAAGAGTCAGCATTCCCTGATTTTATTCTTTGTTTCAGGCACATCGGCGTTAGCAATATATTGGTAATATAGAGCTTTGCATCTTTATAATAAACGATCTGCTTTACTTTAAAAATATCAAAATTGTTTTTGTTAGAAGATGTATCGCTAAAAGAATAAAAAAGATCTTTGTAAAAAAGTGAGCTTGTATCTATCGCTGATAATTTGTCGTACTGGCTGTTTTCTATTAGCCATCCTCCAACAGTATCAACAACAGCAATGTTTTTCGGGTCTTGTTTTTTAATTGCCTTTTTTGGAAACTGAATAGCCATCTCTATTTATTTTGTAACTGTTTATTCCGGACGTTTTTAATTTTTTTAAATACCAATCTGTAATGCTGTACTTAGGGATTTTTGGAGTAAGATCGAAGTATTGATCCGTTTCAAATGCCCATTCAATTTTGTTATCCCATTGTATGAAATCGCCATATTCTAATTTTTTTTGAGAAACAGCTTTTAAGGAAGGAATGAGTAAGATCAGCAGCCATATGTTTTTCATTATTATTATTTTTCTTTTAGAAAAATAATAATATCAAATAAAACAATAAGTTAAAGTAGAGTAATGTATTGTAACCGTTTAAAAAGTAAATTGGCGATGAGCGTTTGAGAAAAACAATTCCGTCATAAAATTTTTCATGGTTTCTTTAAAAGTAGCGCCCACAATATTTTTGTTTTCAAAATATTCTGCTTTTACTATTTTTAACTTTATTAAGATCATATCGTAGTTGCTTGATGTGGCGGCAAACTCTCTTTCTTCATCCTCAATTATACTTGCTTTTCCTTCTATATGTAAATAAAAATCGTTGCCTTTATGATAATATTCCAATGTTGCATAAAAAGTTTTATCTATATGGGGTGCATAATGCCCGTTGCAGGAAGTAAAAAACAAAATATTCCCATCCTCATCTGTTCGCAATGTATTAATGATATTATCGGGAAGTGGCAAGGGGGAATTTATTTCTCCATGAAACTTGGCAATCTTTATATCTTGAATTTTTTTTCTGACAAATTCAATGGGTTCATCTTTTGTAAGCATACGTTAGAATTTTACTTATTAAATTTAAAAAAGAAACTCATGTATATAACGTCAACTTTTGCACATATTATTTACTGTGGAAAATTTTTCTCTTGAGAAAAATCAAAGCTCAAATAAAAGTTGCTGATCATGCTCCACCTGCGGTATCTGCCTTATAAAGTTATCATAACCTTCTTCATCATCGTGATTGCTGTAGACTCCGTAAGCGTCAATGCTGTAACCAATTAGCCCATCAATTGCTTTTATAACATATAATATGCTCATATCAGAAGGGTCTGTTTCTTCTTCAAAACGATATACTTTAATTATAGACAGCTCTTCCGGTTGATATGTTTTTCCTTTTCCTGCAGTAAAGCCCTCCGGCGTCCATCTAAACTCATTGTCCATATGCTTGTGTCGCAATGCTTCCAGAATTTCTGAGAGCGTTGTCATTTGATGTGGTATTTCCATGATCTGTTTTAATTTAAAGTTTACTAAAACCATGCCATGGCAAAAGGGAATAGTTTTTGAATATTAATTAATTAAATAAATCATACAGATATGGATAAAATATTGATCGCCCTGGATTTTGGACCTTCCGCAGAGATAGTTGCAACCAGTGGAAAAGAATTGGCAAATGCCATGAATGCAAAAATTGTTTTGCTGCATATTGTTAGTGATATAGCCTATTATTCTTCTCCGGAATATGGGCCAATAATGGGTTTTACCGGATTTAACAATGTAAGTGCAATTGAAGCTGCAGAACATTTAAAAGACCTGGCAAAGGATTATCTTGACAGATCAAAAAAGTTTTTAGATGATGACACGATAGAGACAGTTGTAGAAGAAGGAAATGCAGCTGATGTGATCTTACAGGTTGCCAAAGAAAGTAAAGCAAGTATAATTGTGATGGGTACGCATAGCAGGAGAGGATTGGAAAAAATACTGATTGGAAGTGTTGCCGGAAGCGTATTAAATAAATCAACAACTCCCTTATTTATTGTTCCTACAAAAAAAGAATGATTAGTTTTTTTGAAAGCCGCTTAAAATTTGCTGTAAAGAAACAAGATGCTTTTGAAGAATTGGTAACTGGCGTGTGGTCCACATTTTAACTATGCTATCGGTTCCATTATTGATTTGATATTGGTACTGTTGAATAATGGAGTTATGGTCATTCAACGATAATGCGATATAAGAGCTATCAAGATCTGTCCCTGTTTTCTTTTGTATATCGCCATATTTATTTCGAAATTCATCACTCATTTTTTCAGGAATGCTGATGTTTTCCTTAGCGGCGATGTTTTGTATCTCTTCATTTGCTTTATTAAAATCGTTGGAGATGTTTTTTGCCAACTGTTTTACTGCAATAGAGGAGGCATAAGTTTGTGCCATATCATTCAGCCTTATCTCAAATAGATTACTATTAACAGCATTGGCAACAAAAGCGGCATTATGTTGCAAGGAAGAGCTGTCAAATTTTTCTTCATTTTGCTTGTCAGATACTTTAATGGTGTCGGTTTCTTTTCTCCTGTTTACACAAGCTATTAGAACAATTGCTAAAAATAATATGTTGCATTTATTCGGGTGCATGAATGTAAGAAGGGAGCAGCAACTGCTGCTCCCCGGTTTTATTAATAAGATTTAGTTGTATCCGGCATGGTGCTCATGCTGGAATCTTTTTGTTTTTTCCACTTCTTTTTGTCTTTCATCGGAGGTGTAGTGTCTTTGCTTATTGATGATTGGTAAGTACTTTGCGTAACATACCCGTTGGCTGTTTTTCCAAGGCTGATTGCATAAAGACAAAAAGCTGCGGCAACAATTAATGATAGCTTCTTCATACAAAAAAAATTAAAGTTTTATGTTTTGTTTGTCGTAGGGTATTGGACAAATATCAGACCAGTTAAGCGGTTTAAAATGGTTTCATATTTGTTTAATAGAGCTAAAACTTTATTATGAAATGGAAAATAGGTTGCTCCGGATTTCACTACGAGGATTGGCAGGGAATATTTTACCCGGCAGATCTGGCCAGGAACAAATGGTTTGAACATTACAGCAAAGAATTTAAAACATTGGAATTAAATGTTACTTTTTACCGCTTCCCGCAATTAAAATTTCTACAGGATTGGTACACTAAAAGTCAGAAGGAATTTAGGTTTTCAGTGAAAGTTCCAAGGCAGATAACACACTTTAAGCAGTTGAAGGAATCAGAAGCTTTATTAAAAGATTTCTATGATGTCATTCGTAAAGGATTAAAAAATAAACTGGGTCCTGTATTATTTCAGTTCCCACCATCCATACATTATTCAAAGGAATTTTTGCAGAGAATAATTGATAATGTTGATCCATCGTTTAAGAATGTGGTAGAATTTCGCCACCACAGCTGGTGGAATGGGGAAGTATATACTCAACTCGCCAAACATAAAATTACATTTTGCGGTATCAGTTATCCGAATTTGCCTGCGGATGTAATTCAAAATACATCAGTAGTTTATTATCGTTTTCATGGAGTTCCGGAATTGTACCGGTCGGAATATGCGCAGGAAGATCTTGAAAACTTTGTGATGGATCTGCATGAAACAACAAAAGTGAAAGATGTGTATGTTTATTTTAACAATACCATTCAAGCTGCTGCTATACGAAATGCAGAATGGTTAAATGAATATGTCAGGGAATTAAAAGAGATAGCGCCTGATGGTATGGTATTTGGGTTTTAAATCCAGAAAAATTATAAAAATGAAAACATTAGATAATAAAAGAGTTGCTATCCTTACGGATAATGGCTTTGAAGAAGTAGAGCTTACTGCACCGAAAAAAGCGTTGGAAGATGCAGGTGCAAAGGTTGATATTGTATCCTTGCAAAAAGGAAAAGTAAAAGGCTGGGATCACGATCATTGGTCAATCGATCTGCCTGTTGATGTTGACCTGGTGGAAGCAAAAACAGAAGCTTATGATGCATTGATGATACCGGGAGGTGTAATAAATCCTGATATCATGCGGCGACACAATGAATATATTTCTTTTGCACAGGAATTTTTAGAAAGCGGTAAACCGGTAGCAGCTATTTGTCATGGACCGCAATTATTAATTGAAACAGGTTTAATAAGTGGAAAGCACATTACTTCTTTTCCTTCAATTAGAAGAGACATAATCAATGCGGGCGGTTATTGGAAAGATGAAGAAGTGGTAACAGATAATGGATTGGTTACAAGTCGCAGCCCCGAAGATATTCCAGCATTTAATAAAAAAATGATCGAAGAAATAGCCGAAGGGCAACATGATCCGGAATTTGACAGTGAGGGGAGTGTATTGCACAATAGATAACCTCTCACAGTAATATGCTAAAATGATCAAGCACATATAGCAATGCCTTTGCTATTCTAAATAGCTTAGGCATTTTTTTATGTCAACACCTTTGCCTAATACGGGCTTGAAAATATCTCCTAATTTTTTAACTCTTGGTAAAATATTGGCAATGGTAAAATCTGCAGGACTTAATCCTTTTTTAACCTCTTTCCATTGTAAAGGAGTGGAAACACTTGCCCCTTTTACAGGACGTAAACTATAGGCTGATGAAATAGTCTGTCCTCTTCTGTTTTGCAGATAATCTAAATAAATTTTATTACTACCTCTTTTTTGAAGATTACGTTCAAGGCTGGTGAATTGTGGTAGTTGTTCATTTACTAACCTGCATAGAATATGAGCAAAGTTTTTTACTTCTTCATAATTGTACTTTTTTTGCATCGGCACAAAAATATGTAAGCCTGTTGCCCCGGATGTTTTGCAATACGCACCTGCTTTAGCTTTGTCCAGTACTTTTTTAAATTGTAAAGCAGTTTCAATAACCTGGTCAAATGTATTTTTTTCAGAAGGATCAATGTCAATTATCATATAGTCGGGCTTGTCGGGAGATTGAATGGTTGAGTTCCATGGATTCAATTCAATGCATCCGAGATTATTTAAATAAGCTAACGTTGCTTTGTCATTGCAAATAATATAATCGATTTCTTTTTCAGCAGATTCTGAATATATCTTTTTTGATTTTATCCATGATGGCGCATCGGTTCCGGCATCTTTGTGAAAAAAACCTTTATCAGAAATTCCGTTGGGGTTGCGTTTCAGCGATTCTGGCCTGTCTTTTAAATAAGGTAAAATATAATCCGCCATTGATTGATAATAATCTATCATCATGCCTTTGGTGATTTTTTCTTTAGGCCAATACAACTTGTTCCTGTTAGTAATAGCAACTTTGATCTTTCCAAAAGCAATTTCATTTTCATTGCTTGTTGCTGCAGGTTTTGTACTGTTTTTTTTCTTTAGCGATAACATATCATTAATGGTTTTGTCTTCTCTTAAATGTAAAAAAATAGGGTGTCTCATTCTTCCGTCTTTTGTCCATTCGGTAAATTTTACTTCACAAACATATTTTGGTTGCACCCATGTAACCGGCATATTTGTTTTAACTTTTTGTGTAAAAGGCGATCGGTCGATGATCAAGGGTTGTAATTTTTCATACACTTCTTTCAGTGATTTTTCATTGAAGCCTGAACCTGTGTGACCTGCGTATATTAATTCTCCGGTTTTCGCTATTGCCAATACCAAAGCGCCGAAATACCGGCGTGCGCCTGTGGGTTCAGTATATCCAACTATAATTACATCATCCGTGTTGTGGTGTTTTATTTTTAACCATTCTGATGAGCGTGTACCAGTAAGGTATAAGCCGTTCATCTTTTTTGCCATAATGCCTTCCAGTTCTTTTTGTATAGCGGCTTTAAAAAATGAGTTGCCGTTTTCTATAATGTGATCAGAGAATTTAATGATCGGATTTTTTGGGATTATTTTTTTTAATAATTTTTTTCTTTCGATTAAAGGCAATTCTGTTGTGCTCAGGCTATTTAAAGAGAGCAGATCAAAAACATAATAGCACATTGGGAAATGAGTATTGTTTTCATAATCCTGTAATTTTTGAAAATCAGATCTGCCTTGCTCATTCAATACTACTACCTCACCATCTAATATGGCTGCATGTTTTATTTTCTTTAATTCATTTGTTACTAAAGGATAGCGTTGAAGAAAGCTGATACCGTTGCGGGAGTATAGTTTGGTATCAGTGCCGTTTATTTCTGCTATGGCTCGATAACCATCCCATTTTATTTCA
The Ferruginibacter albus DNA segment above includes these coding regions:
- the panB gene encoding 3-methyl-2-oxobutanoate hydroxymethyltransferase; the protein is MSSVKKEIKRITTNTLQKMKASGEKISMITAYDFSFAKIFDGAGIDIILVGDSASNVIAGHETTLPITLDQMIYHAGAVVRGVDRCLIVVDLPFGSYQSNSEIALASSIKIMKESGAHSVKLEGGEEAIDSVKKIVGAGIPVMGHLGLTPQSIYKFGTYIVRARENSEAEKLKRDALLLQEAGCFAIVLEKIPADLAKEVSKSLSIPTIGIGAGGDCDGQVLVMHDLLGINTEFKPRFLRQYLNLSEQITTAVKQYVADVKSNDFPNKSESY
- a CDS encoding DUF4142 domain-containing protein, with the protein product MHPNKCNILFLAIVLIACVNRRKETDTIKVSDKQNEEKFDSSSLQHNAAFVANAVNSNLFEIRLNDMAQTYASSIAVKQLAKNISNDFNKANEEIQNIAAKENISIPEKMSDEFRNKYGDIQKKTGTDLDSSYIALSLNDHNSIIQQYQYQINNGTDSIVKMWTTRQLPILQKHLVSLQQILSGFQKN
- a CDS encoding DUF72 domain-containing protein encodes the protein MKWKIGCSGFHYEDWQGIFYPADLARNKWFEHYSKEFKTLELNVTFYRFPQLKFLQDWYTKSQKEFRFSVKVPRQITHFKQLKESEALLKDFYDVIRKGLKNKLGPVLFQFPPSIHYSKEFLQRIIDNVDPSFKNVVEFRHHSWWNGEVYTQLAKHKITFCGISYPNLPADVIQNTSVVYYRFHGVPELYRSEYAQEDLENFVMDLHETTKVKDVYVYFNNTIQAAAIRNAEWLNEYVRELKEIAPDGMVFGF
- a CDS encoding universal stress protein — encoded protein: MDKILIALDFGPSAEIVATSGKELANAMNAKIVLLHIVSDIAYYSSPEYGPIMGFTGFNNVSAIEAAEHLKDLAKDYLDRSKKFLDDDTIETVVEEGNAADVILQVAKESKASIIVMGTHSRRGLEKILIGSVAGSVLNKSTTPLFIVPTKKE
- a CDS encoding DUF4266 domain-containing protein, which gives rise to MKAFFTYLLLIIIAASCTTVKEYQKNKLNDAEMQLSARKVQKNEINFQNYREGASGANGGKTGGGCGCN
- a CDS encoding type 1 glutamine amidotransferase domain-containing protein, whose translation is MKTLDNKRVAILTDNGFEEVELTAPKKALEDAGAKVDIVSLQKGKVKGWDHDHWSIDLPVDVDLVEAKTEAYDALMIPGGVINPDIMRRHNEYISFAQEFLESGKPVAAICHGPQLLIETGLISGKHITSFPSIRRDIINAGGYWKDEEVVTDNGLVTSRSPEDIPAFNKKMIEEIAEGQHDPEFDSEGSVLHNR
- a CDS encoding pyridoxamine 5'-phosphate oxidase family protein encodes the protein MLTKDEPIEFVRKKIQDIKIAKFHGEINSPLPLPDNIINTLRTDEDGNILFFTSCNGHYAPHIDKTFYATLEYYHKGNDFYLHIEGKASIIEDEEREFAATSSNYDMILIKLKIVKAEYFENKNIVGATFKETMKNFMTELFFSNAHRQFTF
- the ligD gene encoding DNA ligase D, whose translation is MLAKETKQSFDDKDWLFEIKWDGYRAIAEINGTDTKLYSRNGISFLQRYPLVTNELKKIKHAAILDGEVVVLNEQGRSDFQKLQDYENNTHFPMCYYVFDLLSLNSLSTTELPLIERKKLLKKIIPKNPIIKFSDHIIENGNSFFKAAIQKELEGIMAKKMNGLYLTGTRSSEWLKIKHHNTDDVIIVGYTEPTGARRYFGALVLAIAKTGELIYAGHTGSGFNEKSLKEVYEKLQPLIIDRSPFTQKVKTNMPVTWVQPKYVCEVKFTEWTKDGRMRHPIFLHLREDKTINDMLSLKKKNSTKPAATSNENEIAFGKIKVAITNRNKLYWPKEKITKGMMIDYYQSMADYILPYLKDRPESLKRNPNGISDKGFFHKDAGTDAPSWIKSKKIYSESAEKEIDYIICNDKATLAYLNNLGCIELNPWNSTIQSPDKPDYMIIDIDPSEKNTFDQVIETALQFKKVLDKAKAGAYCKTSGATGLHIFVPMQKKYNYEEVKNFAHILCRLVNEQLPQFTSLERNLQKRGSNKIYLDYLQNRRGQTISSAYSLRPVKGASVSTPLQWKEVKKGLSPADFTIANILPRVKKLGDIFKPVLGKGVDIKKCLSYLE